The nucleotide sequence CCCTCAGCTCTGTACAGTGTGTGAGCTCTGTGCACTGTATGTGAGCTCTGCACAGTGAGCTCTGCAGTGTGTGAGCTCTGTGCACTGTGTGAGCTCTGTACCCTGTGTATGAGAGTTCTGTGcgctctgtgtgtgtgaactGTGCACTCTGGGCATGCCTATGAGCTCTGCACTGTGTGTGTTTGAGCTCTGTATTACGTGTGTGTGAGGACTGCACTGTGTGAGAGCTCTTTGCACTCTGTGAGCTCTGCACCGTGCgtgtgtgagccctgctcaCTGTGAGAGCTCTGTGCACTtcgtgtgtgagctgtgtgcaCTGTGAGAGCACTGTGAGAGCACTGTGAGAGGTCtgtgaaatgtgtgtgtgctctgtgcaCAGTGCACGTGTGTTTATCTGCTCTGTAGCCACGGCTGCAGCTACAGCCCCACCATAAACATGTGTGTACAAACACGGGAGGGTCTCTCCTGACCCACTCATGACATCAGAGCTCCCCTCTGTATATGGTTCAGAGTCTGTGTGCACACCTCCCACATCCACACCTCTACACCTTTAGGTACATGGATTTACCTGCAGCTATACCTATACAGCTTTATCTATACATGTACATCTGTCTACAGAACATCAATGTTTGTAAGCAAACAGAAACATATACACTCATCTATATGTGTGAAATGACAAATAcgtatgtgtctgtgtgtatatacacatgTATACTGTCTAGGACAGCTATACACCTTTACCTACATCTACCcttatgtataaatatataaacattaCAAATACATACGTGTCTGTACATATACACACAGACCAATACACCTATATAGCCATACAGAGATACAGATATGGAGATATAGAGATGtgtagatatatagatatatctACACATGTACGTGTATGCATGTGCATATGTTCAAATTACAAATACACATTTATGTGTATTTGTACATACACAGAtacatgtatgtgtatatacacctctgtaaatatatatctatacacCCATACCACATATAGACCTATATATCTGTTATCTACCCAGAGCTGTGTCTACATACACACAAGTATGTATGTACATAAATACACGCCTATTAAAACCATAAATACATTATACAGACGTATAATATACAGATGTGTATGCAGATACACACCCACATAGCAGTACCTAAATAAATCGGTATTTATAGCCATGTATACTCACATAAAGATTTATATGCACACATATAGATCTAAAACTTACAGTTCTGTGTATATCTACACGTGTGTGTACACAGATCTACACATGCTATAGATGAAGAGGTACATACATGTATGGGGGTGACAGACATATGCACGTGTATGTGCACTCATGCAGAGATTACAGTATCTGTGCAGATACACACAACATTCTCATGtctgtgtccgtgtgtgtgtgGACACGTGTGTGGACACGCACACATCTGcgtacgtgtgtgtgtgtgtagacATCTGTGTCTGTGGACAcgtctgtgtgtgtgtggacaCGTGTGCAGGACAACAGGGGTACCAAGACCGTGGCCAGGCCCCACCAAGGCCGCCCCACcatcccttcccctgccagACTCCACTGCATCCTTCCCAAAGGatttattaaaacacagaacagaaaccGGGACGCACAGAGCACGAAGCGGATGCAGGGGCGTTGCTTACAGCTGCCGGTGTCACCACGCTCGAGGTatccccatcccagttccagctgtcccctctgtcccatcCACATCCCCTCCATCTGCCTGCCCCAAGCCCGGCACATGTGGACCCCCAGCCACACCACAGCAGTGCCCGGGATTCCAgcggggcagcagcaggcatgGGCTTGCTCCAACACCACGAGGATGCAGAGACAGCCCTTAGGGGGAAGCTGGGGAGCACAGCCGGCTGGGACATGGCAGCAGTGGCTTCCCCTCACCCCCAAACGTGCCAACACAACCAGACAAACACCGCAActccagccctccctccctccctcccctccacccACCTTGCCCAAACTCTTCAAGTCTTCAATAAGAAAGTGCAAAAAATGTACACGGACACAAAACCCCGGCCCCACCGCTCCCACGGGGGCCGCAGCAGGCGAAGCACACTTGAAGCGGGAGCGGGACAGCCCGGCAGCGCCGGCGGCAGCTTGTCTTCCACGCAGGCAACACTGGCACAATTTCCCCACCGACCTCTGGCGACAGCGGCTCATGGCCAGGGACAGGGGACTgtcccccagggctgctgggagaagaggggagGGCTACCTATCAGCCAAATCTGGACCCTCCCCACATGCCAACCCCTCAGGCAcctgggaagggctgcaggaAGGATCTGCTCCCACCTCCACTGCGGCTGCTCGAGTCAGAGGCCACAGCCAGAcagtggcactggaggggcagTGCAAAATGGAGCCTCCAATTTACCCCCCACCCCTTCACGTTCCCCAGCAAATGGAGCACAGAGAGTGGGAAGCACAGCCTTACCTCGGCTaggagtgggagctgcaggggaaaaTCATGGGAACTGCTAAATATCTGTGGTGACAGAGGAAACATCTTGCTCACTACTGTCCTTTGGCAGCACTTCTGGACAGCCCAAATCCACCCTCTGAATTTCTCTGCCCAAGAGTAAAACCCCAACCTACCAGTCACATAGGGTCCCAGAGGCATCTGGCTGTAGTTGACAATCCCACCTGGCCCAGGACCACGGAAATTTGGCCCAAAGTTGTTGTTGAAGATCTGGGAGGAGCCAAAGGAGCCCTGGGGAGgcaaggagggagaaaagacaTGGACCTGCAGCCCTGACCTGACCATGACCATGACCATCACAGTGAGGGGCTCTGTGCCCCCACAGACCTGGGCAGCTGGATCCCCTCCACGGGTGGCCAGGCGGCTGAGGATGCTCCGCTCTGACATCTGCAGCCGGGCGGCCACGGGCGGGATGCGGGACAGCATAGAGGGCAAGCGTGTCACATCAGCCTTCATGTCACTCAGCAGCTCCTCGAGCTGGTTCAGCACTGCAAGTAAAGCAGGAGGTACTTGGGGGGACGCCTGCCAGACCCAGCAAGCTGAGaggagcaggcagctcctggctgaggGAACACAAAATGGGGACACCTCCAGGCCAGGCTCCCCAGGTCAGGGTGGGGAACCCTTCCTAGCCTCAGGGCAgactcccccagccctgcaggcacGCACCCTTGTGCAGGACAGCGTTGGCAGGCTTGTTCCCAGCCAGGGACTCTTTGGAGAGGTGCTGGTGGCTCTCGGCAAGGCACTCCACTTCTGCCAGCCGCGCGTTGAGCGCCATGGCCGGGTGACTGGGGTCTTGGGTCATGTTGAGGTACGCCGCCCTCCGCAGCTGCTCCTCGATCACCAGGGCCTGCTCCAGCAACTGGGAggtgcaggaagggaaggactCAGGACCAGATCCCGCCCCACTATAAACCAATAAACCACGGAGCCCCTCACAAAGTCCACTCCCCACTTCACTCACAGAAGGCGCTAGCAAACCCCCTCCAGGCTTCGGGGCACCGCTCTGGTGCTCCCACCAGTAAGGACTCACCAGCCCTCACCTGCCACTCACCTTGAACCGCCGGGCAAGGAACTTGTTCTTCATCTCGAGGTAGTTCCCCTTGTGTATCTCCGACTTGAAGGGCTCATTGAGGATCACGTAGCGTGGGTCATTCTGGATGTCCTGCCAGCGGGCATAGCCGTGACTGGTGTGGGGGAAGTGTCAAGGGCAGAACCAGCCAGCCAACAGCCTGCTCACCACCCCACAGCGACACCATGGCCCCAAGCCCCCTCCCTGCTCATTACTGCAGcgccagcccagctcccacaccCCAGAGAGGCCTCTCTCGCTTcactgcctcctgctctgccgGGTCAAAGGGTACGTGACAATTCCTGCCAACAGCCAGTAGTCGTGTCGGCGGTGCCAGATGTCATAGATCTTGCCAGAGGACATGGCAGCCCTCTCCTCGTTCTGCCACAGCGtgtgcagctctgtggaagcagaagcagaagggaGACAGCCTGATCAGGCAGCCGGGCTGCGGGTCAACGCACAGCATGCAGGCAGGGCGAGCGATGGAACCTCCCAGGGCCACAGGCACAGCGCagacccagctctgctgctgccagcaaagcACCAGCCCATCCATGGCCCATGATAAGGGTCACATTCCTTGGACAGGTTcagagcctctgcagcagctttgcaggagAGGCCAACACCTCATCTCTCACTCTTACCTGTGAAGCCACCGTCGGCAATGTTGAACATGAATCTGAAGTTCATGTTTCTGTcatccttctttccttcctcctcttcctctttgtcACCATTTTGCTGGGCATCActttgctccttctcctcctccttgccaTCCTCTGCTTGGCAAACACAAGGAATTGGCCCTGTCTAACTGTGCTCCACCGCCAGACACACTggtgccacccctgccccatCAACAGCCAGTCACTGCTGCAAAAGCCACCAACCCCTCCCAGCAGGTCCCATTGTTAGCACAGGCAGGGCCCACCCCAAGAGGGTCTTGTTCCCACTCACGGCTCCTGAGCACaagcgctgctgctgctgatggcaTCACTGCCACCATCCTGTGGGCACACTCTGTCACTGTGCCAGGCACCAGCCTCATTCCCGGAATTCTTCCCACTCTTCTCTCTCCAAAGCCTCATGCCTCACCTGGTTTGACTTCTTtatcctcccccttccctgggctgctgctcaaCTCCGCCTTCTCCAAAGGCTTCTCTTGCTCTTGAATCCCCTCGTCGGCAGGAGGGAACAGGCCTACAAGAAATGCTTGACATGGAAAATGCTCTGCAGGGAACAACCTACTTATCCAGACAGACTTTCCCTTTTAGGGTAAAGTAACTGTATTGTTTGTATGTCCAAGGCGCTAAAAAACTTCAAACAGAAcattcttctgcattttatcaaataaatgtatttagtTTTCACTCTTCCTTGAGACATCTGGAGAAACGAATGCCCCCCAAGATCACCATTTCATGCAATTTACAACCTGTTTTTTCAAGAATTTCTGTAGGACTTTGTGACGTTCAGGTTTCCCATAGCGACACAGAGAAGAGCCACAGCCTCACCTTTCACCAGGGGCTCAGAAGAAGGCTCAGCCTTTTCACAATCCTCTTGCTTCTCTTCCCTTGGCCTCTCCTTGCTGTCACAGCTCTCCGGGTGCTCTTCGCTCTCCACCTCGGCACTTGCAGGCACCTAAATGCCAAGCACCCATTCCAGATCAGCAGCCCTCCCTTCCCTAGGGAGCACCCCAAGTTCCCAGGCAGACCAGGGGAAGCTTCCTGGAGGAGATGCTGAACAAAGCCACCTCACCTGGCTGTCAATCACCTTTCTGGGCTTCTGCTCCACCGGGTCCTTTTCCTCATGGAACCCCAGTTGTGCTTCTATTTTGTCTGTAGGAAGAGCAAAGCCAAGAAGTTGTTGAACAGGGCCTGATGGGCCAAGCACCTGCAAAACCTTCTAGTGTCTTCATCCAGCTCCCTCCCAAGCCAGACCCCAGCCACAACCCCCTGGATACCTGCAAGGGCCCCTggtcctgtgtgtgtgtgtgctgggctgGCCGGGACAGGCGTGTTGGGATCTGAAGACACAACCTCACTGGATCTCTTGCTCTCCGGGCCCTCAAGAACCAGGTCTGGGGTGCTGTACTTCCCATTGACATGCTCGAACTCCTGGACCTGGGCCAGACACACATCATCAGGTCAAACAGAGCAGGGacattcccagctgctgccatggagTGGGCATGTCCAGGCTGCTCATCCAGAGTGACCAAGTGGCAGGACTGCTGCACCCACCCAACTGGGAAAAGTCTCCAGAACACTCCTGAAATGGCCCATTCATAATCTTACTCACCCACCTTCTTCCTTACTAGTGACATGACCCCGATGCGAGTCAGCACGTGCTGGCGCGACAGCCCTTCCCGGGGAACGCCGTCCGCAAAGGTTTCGGCACCGTCTGCCCCAGGCTCACACAAGTGTCTCATGAAGAGAGAGACGTACGCCCTGCCAGGGAAGCCAGACCTCAGTCCTGGCCCGCGGCCTCCCCGCTCAACCCAGCACGCCCATGGTCCCTGTCACCCATGGGTGAGGGAAGTCTCACACCCAGGAAGAGAACAAGAGACGCCATCTCGATGAAACAGACACTGCCTCCTCAAGAAGAGCCCACAGTGAAGGGGTGCAGGCTCCccaccctgcctgcctgccaggACCTCCATACCTGAACTCCTTCTCGCTCTTCCCTCGCAGATCCCGGACCAGCCAGTGGGAGTTGAAGGCATCCTGGGGCGGCATTCCCCAGCGCATGATGGCATTCAGGAACGCCTTGCGCTGCCGGGCGTTGAAGCCCAGAACCTGCAGGAAGCGAAGGTTATCACTGGGATCACAGAGTGGCCTCAGCAGCATGTGGCATCCTGGAGCCTCACAGCTGTGACAGGCATTGCTGGACCAGGACTAACATCCCAGTGATTCAGCACAGATGGATCCAGCCAGCAGGCAGCCCAGACAGGACAGCATTGGCCATGCTCTGGCTGAGGCTGGGGCTCACCTCGATGTTCCCCCCAACTCTTGCCAGCAAAGGAGGGAGAGGTTTGTCTCTGTCAGTCTTCAGCTGTCTCCGGGATTGTCTTCTGCCACCTACAGCCAAGCAGCCTCAGTGATGGAAGGGCCAGGCAGCAAGGAAAGACACCTCATGTGCCCCAGgcttcctgccctccctcccgATGGGAGCAGAACCTGCCAGAGCcacctgcccaggctgcagggtcccttccagccactCCCTAGGTGAGGACactcctctgcccttcccaggcaGGGGGGGAACCATGCCTGGTCCTCGTGGCGGACCAGACCACAGTCCTGCAGAGGCCAAGGAAGAAGCtggctgccttccctgccctggaaaGCTCCTCACCTGATAGAAAGCAGGGACACAGTCCCCTCAACAGAGGCCCTGGGCACACCAGTCCCTCCAACCCAGACATTCCTGATGCTTCCAAATCCCAGGGAGTATCAAACACATCAACTCACTCTGGCCTTCTGGCCTCTCTTCAAAGTCTTCGTCCTCATCCTCAGAGCCAATGGAATACTCTGACTGGTTGTCAGAGAGCTCGTCCTGCCACTCTGCAGAGTACAAGGGAGGCCAGGTTAGAAGACCCTGCCTGGGAGGGATGTGCTAGACAGGTCAGAGCCTGCTTGTGGGTATGACACGCATTcactgccaggcagcaggagagggggacAGAGCAACAGGAAATCATGTCCTCAGGTTTTACAGAATTAGCATTCTGTTATGCAGCAAAAACCCAATTTGAAGTATTTTGCCCACAGACATCTCTTTCCTAGATTCTTCCAGCAAAACCAGAGTTTACAGAccaacaaaggaaaagaaaaaatctttgaaaatttcTACATTGGAAAGTTTAGGAATCTGGGAAGTACAGATCCAGGCAATCTACCAGCTGCAGAGAGACACCAAGTGACAGCTCTGTCCCATGAGCCTAGCCAGGAGCTGAGCATCTGTGGCCATACCTTGGTCCTCCTGTGATGTGTCATTGTAGTTGACCTGCTTGCGgattctcttccctttccccaggtTCCTGGCCAgatcttcctgctgctgctcgtAGTGGTGCcgcagcagcttctcccagtAGTCAGGGTCCACATTCTCCTCTTGCTTGATGATCTCACGttccacctcctcctgcagagccagagacAAGGGGCTCGAGCAGTCAcagagagagagcagggagggTCCTGCCCCGTGCCGAGCGCtcacagggacaggagaggcagcagagggaaCACGGAGGGATGTACAAAGGGGTGATTGTAAGACGTGATACTGATCACATTACCACACCGTCCTCTTCTCTCACAACATACTGAGCCACTTTAAAGGAGCTGAGATACTCATTCAtgttctgcagctctgtgtcGTCAGTCGCATCCTGGTTTCGGTCCAAAAGCTTAGAGATGGCAGCATCATCGTAGTGGATCACACTGCTGTCATCCACATCCTTATTGTCACCTGGAGACCAAAGCGAGGGGAATGGCAGCGCAGATCAGGGTGCTGGACAGTCCACTCCTGAGCCAGGCAAGCTCAGGTGAGGTGAGGGGACAGGAAGGGGGACGAGTCATCCCAGCAAGGAAGAGTTACACACCTGGTGGGGTGCCaccatgcttttttttcatgccaGGAGTTGCTGCACCCCCTTTTGTTGAGAGCGTGTCCGAGAAAGGGGTAACAGCATCTGGCACGGCAATCCGCTGTCCCTGAGACACCATgcctgtggcacagggagaggagagtGAGCCCCAGCAGATCAGAGAGGGCCCTGCCTCACACAGAGCATTCCCACCTCACCCTCCACATCATCCTTGAAGAGTTCTTCTGTCCCAAACTTGAGGATGTCGTCCAGCTCTTGCTTGGTCATGGAGCCCGACTTGGAGCCGAGCCCCGGGCGGACCACCAGGTGGGTGAGCATCATCTTCCTTTTGGCCACCTGGGTGATGCGCTCCTCCACAGAGGCCCTGGTCACGAAGCGGTAAATCATCACCTTCTTGTTCTGCCCGATGCGGTGAGCTCTGCTGAACGCCTGTGGGCAGAGGATGGAGCTGGCGAGGGTGGCACCGGGCCAGCTGGACAAGAGGGCCATGCTTCTCACCCTCCAAGCTGCATGAGGGGCACCCATTTGAGGACAAGTATGAGGAAGAAGTGAGAATGTCACAGGGAGAGCCAGTTTTATGTGTCAGGTCTCCCCTAGACTGCAGAGTGGCTGGGGTGAGGCCACAGAGTGCAGGAAGGGGGCTGCTGAGCAGAAACAcccacaaacacagcagaaagtgtcagcagctctccagagaAGATACTGAAATCCCAGTAAGGGTGTGCAAAGAGAGGGCAGAGCCAGAGAGGTACTTACtacacaggaaggaaaagggaaagtcAGAAACCTGGATGTCATTGTGGGGATTCCAGTCAGAATCATAAATAATGACAGTGTCGGCCGTAGCAAGGTTTATGCCCAGACCACCGGCGCGGgtggagaggaggaagcagaacTGCTGAGCCCCAGGAGCTGAGAACGACAAACCCAGAGGTGGGAACAGGTGAGACAGAAAGGAGCACGGCtcacagagaggagcagcaccGTTTTGGAGGGACAGAATGGCACTCGAAGCTGACAAGCAGGAGGCAGGGGTGGCAAGGAGTGAAAACACATCGCTCCCTGGGAACCAAGCACTGCAGaacccagctgcagagcaaaggggAAGCTCTGTCATCTGCTGAAGTCTtgaagggaaaggcaggagcccCTCCAGCTGAACAGCTGCTGGCACACTCAGGGTTCCTTGTGGGAACCAACTCAAGGGCTTAACAGCACAATACGAGCAGCCCCCACTGTGCCCAGGAAGCCAAACCTGTGAGTGTTCCACAAGCTCTGGCCACTGGCAGacaacctgctgctggccacacaCTGCCATCCCCCCCATGCCCACCCCTcagaaaggcaggaaggcaAGTACCATTGAACCTGTCGATGGCCTCCTGGCGCAGGCCGCCGGTGATGCCCCCATCGATCCGCTCGTACTTGTAGCCTTCATACTCCAGGAAATCCTCCAGCAAATCCAGCATCTTTGTCATCTACAGGACAAGGCAACCTCGGCATGAGAGGGTCTGCATGGCCAAACCCCCCTGTCTCCCCTGGGgacctgccctgccctggcatgGTCCTTGCCTGCAGCCACGGTGGTGGTGGCACAGCGTGGTCAGCAAAGCAAGCACAGCCAacaggcagctgccagaggagcAACACTGGCATCTCGTCTTCTACAGGCAACTCTGCCAGCAGGAAGGAATCGTGTCTGACTGTCCCTCCCCAAAGAGGAGCCTCGTGACTGTTGTCTCCTTTCTATCCCCAGCTAACAGAGCTCTTAAACACGACAGGCATTCCCTCAGGAGCGAGCTGGGACACGGCCCTTCCACCGTTACTGCCATGGCTGCCTGGGGGAGAAGCTGCCACCAGCTATTCCACCTATCTCTCTCTGTTCCCAGCACAAATTTCccatacataattttaaaaaattccttaaaaaaaatgtatttattattctctctccctgctctcacCTGCGAGAAGATCAGAACTCTGTGACCCCCATCCCGTAACTTCTTCAGCATCTTTTGGAGCAGCATCAGTTTCCCAGAAGATTTGACCAAAGAATTCCCGTCATAAGATCCATTGGGCAGCACCGGGGCCTCCTGTGAAGGCAGCGTGGTCAGTGCCCACAAGGACAACCCATGTTAACCTCATGGAGAACTTCACTTGCATTTCCAAAACAAAGCCCTTGTATGAAACCGCTCTCATGGAAACCCACAGCATTAATCAAAGCAGGGTCATGGAAGCAGCCACCACCCAACAGCCTGAGACATGTCCCAGGGTGCAAAGGCAGGGGACGTACCACAGCTGCCACAGGGAACAGGTATGGGTGATTGCAGCACTTCTTCAGGTCCATCATGATGTTGAGCAGTGAGACCTGGTTCCCACCACCTTTCGAATTCAGGGCTTCGAAGTTCCTCGTCAGTATGAATTTGTAGTACTTCCTGCAGAAGAGGGGATGGGACAGACACCGTGCCAGCTGGGGCAGGTGTGGAACTGGCACAAACAGGAGGGCACTGAATTAAACCCCCCTAGCGTCACTGGAGATGCAAAAGGGACATTTGGAGGGTTTTAAAAGCAATTCAGCACCCAGGGCTATGTGCTCTGGGGGAATCACAGCCCTAACAGTGGGATGGAGTGGGGGGCACAGCACCTCCACCACGCACCTCTGCTGGGTGCCAGCCAAGCCCTCCTGCCCACCACACTGGGAAGAAGCGACAGGCCCTTCCTGCAGGtgccctgagctgcaggagatgCCGCTGAAGCTGAACAGGTCAGCCTGGCAGAaccagagctggggcagcagcgACGCTCCAGGCTGACCCAGGCACACGAGCAGCACAGGCCATGTCCtggtgctgggaatgggagaaGGGGGTTCAGCCCCAGTGTTTTCTCCGTGCCCCCAGAACCAGCAGAGCCACACTGCCAGCCTGCAATGTCCCCAGGACTGCACAGAGCCCTGTTTAACCACGTGGAACACACTCCTTGGTGAGACACAAAGCACTCCCACTCTTCCTGCAGCAGGCCCCAAGCCAGCAGGGTGCCTCTGACCCCTCAATCCCCACTAACACCTCACCATGTCAGGGGAAGCCAGACACCCCTGGGGAATGCACTGGAATCACTCACTTCTGCATCTGGCTCAGCTCCACTCGCACGATCAGCTCCGTCTTGGCCGGCATGTTCTTGAACACATCGGCCTTAAGCCGCCGCAGCATGTGGGGACCCAGCAGGTCATGGAGCTTTTTGATCTGGTCCTCCTTTGAGATGTCTGCAAACTCCTCCAGGAACCCCTCCAGGTTGCTGTGGAAGCAGCCAGACCCCCATGGCGCTGAGCGACAGGGGCACGTGAGAGCGAAGGGATCTGCTGCTTTATGACTTAAAAACCAGGGCAGAGCTCTCGAGGCACATGAGGAGATAATGCTCATGTGCCTGCACCAAAGCCAGAGCGAGGAGCCACCCCGATGGCCCAGGTAAGTGCAACTTACTTAAACCTCTCTGGAGTCAGGAAATTGAGCAGGTGGAAGAGCTCTTCCAGGTTGTTCTGAAGCGGAGTCCCTGTGAGAAGCAGCTTGTAATCGATCTTGTAGCTATTCAGTACTCtaaagaactggaaaagaaatgaatttgGGTGACAAGGACTGCAAGGAACCAACGTGTCACTGTGGAACTCTGCAGGCTGCACATGGAGACTGAGCAGTGACCCCCACGCTGGGCATGCAGGACAGGGTGCAGCatgtcctgctcccagccactcccactcagcacaggcagcaatcctgggtgtccctgggtcACACCACTTGCCTCCTCCTGCACCAGGGACAGTGTGAATGTCCCAGGGGCTGGAAGCTGCATTGAACCTCAGGTaaaggggagaggaagaagagggatCAATTCCCTTCCACAACAGCCTGTCCAAGGACTGtctgcctctcctgctgctgaagggcTTGTAATGCCAGAGAAtgttaaagagagaaaaaaaaaaaatcactcacaAATGCCTGCCACCTACTTTGGACTGGTTGTTCTTCAGCCTGTGTGCTTCATCCACCACCAGACAGGCCCACTCTatggagcccagcacagcctggtcAATGGTGATCAGCTCATACGACGTGAGCAAGACATGGAACTTGATCTGGGCTTCCttctggaggagcagagggagagaaaagctggGATAAGAGAGCAGGGAACAGGACAGCCTCcaccttcactgctgctgcacatgACCCAAGGTGAGAGGGGCTGCACTGTCTGgcacagagcccacagcagggccaaGTCATGCCAGCAGAACACCCAAACACAAGAACCAAGCAGGAGACTACAGAAATTAGAAAGCTCTGGCAGAAATCTGTAAAGCTCATCACAAATCTCATGCATTTGTAAACAATGCCAGCTTCCCTCCGTgggacacagctgagcagggacctaaccagcctccctctccaggtcaaattctcctctccccttcttACTGACAGGTAAAGCAATGGGGCAGGCACAGACTCAGCTCCCACCTTCATCCGGAAGACCTTCTTCCCACTCCGTATGGCGTtgtcttcaaaagaaaactcattttccCGGATCACCGACCGGCTCTCCTTGTCCCCCGTGTAGGTCACGACGTAGAAATCAGGTGCCCACATCTCAAACTCACGCTCCCAGTTGATGATGGTGGAGAGGGGGGCACTGACTAGGTACGGCCCTTTCGAGTGGCCCTGCTCAGGGAGacagagcccaggctgctctccccgtgcccagcagctctcagccacCTCGGGGACTGCTGGGCGCTCCACTCACCTCCTTGTACAGGGAGTACAAGAACACAATGGTCTGCACCGTcttccccagccccatctcATCAGCCAGGATTGTATCTGTCCCTTGTGCCCAGGAGAACCTCAGCCAGTTCAGCCCTTCCAGCTGGTAAGGGTGCAGCGTGCCTCCTGTGGCATCGATGTACCACGGCTGCTTGTCAAACTTCACCGTAGGCTGAAAGGAGAGCCACGGCACAGAGCACTGAGAACCAcctgcccctccttcccctgcaccCAAGCACATCCCTCTTTAGCTTTGTAACATCCAACAGCTCCAAAGGAGACACAGACACggtccctggcacagcccagccccacgGGCTCCTCACAGTAACTCCACCCCagaattttcagtgaaaacaaactGGGTCCCC is from Corvus moneduloides isolate bCorMon1 chromosome 22, bCorMon1.pri, whole genome shotgun sequence and encodes:
- the CHD5 gene encoding chromodomain-helicase-DNA-binding protein 5 isoform X2, with amino-acid sequence MRGPAAARELLDDADNEEDVSEDDGVLEGLDEFFTEDQVVVLKKKKSKKLKDGKAAKIKRRKKEGSNDEMSENEEEIVEKSESEGSDYSPNKKKKKKLKDKKEKKTKRKKKDEEEDDNEDGSLKEPKSSAQLMEEWGLDDVDYVFSEEDYHTLTNYKAFSQFLRPLIAKKNPKIPMSKMMTVLGAKWREFSANNPFKGSSAAAAAAAVAAAVETVTIAPALPASPQHSALPTVVRKAKTKEGKGPGVRKKIKGSKDGKKKGKGKKMAGLKFRFGGIPSKRKKGSSSEEEEREESDFDSASINSSSMRSECSAGLGKRGKKRKKKKRSEEGDGYETDHQDYCEVCQQGGEIILCDTCPRAYHLVCLDPELEKAPEGKWSCPHCEKEGIQWEPKEEEEEEEDGGEEEEDDHMEFCRVCKDGGELLCCDTCPSSYHLHCLNPPLPEIPNGEWLCPRCTCPPLKGKVQRILHWAWKEPPAAPLPPVLPAADPELALPPPKVLEGIPEREFFVKWAGLSYWHCSWVKELQLELYHTVMYRNYQRKNDMDEPPAFDYGSGDEDSQREKRKNKDPQYAKMEERFYRYGIKPEWMMIHRILNHSFDKKGDIHYLIKWKDLPYDQCTWEIDDIDIPYYENLKLLYWNHRELMLGEDTRPLKKLNKKGKKLKEEKLEKPPETPLVDPTVKFDKQPWYIDATGGTLHPYQLEGLNWLRFSWAQGTDTILADEMGLGKTVQTIVFLYSLYKEGHSKGPYLVSAPLSTIINWEREFEMWAPDFYVVTYTGDKESRSVIRENEFSFEDNAIRSGKKVFRMKKEAQIKFHVLLTSYELITIDQAVLGSIEWACLVVDEAHRLKNNQSKFFRVLNSYKIDYKLLLTGTPLQNNLEELFHLLNFLTPERFNNLEGFLEEFADISKEDQIKKLHDLLGPHMLRRLKADVFKNMPAKTELIVRVELSQMQKKYYKFILTRNFEALNSKGGGNQVSLLNIMMDLKKCCNHPYLFPVAAVEAPVLPNGSYDGNSLVKSSGKLMLLQKMLKKLRDGGHRVLIFSQMTKMLDLLEDFLEYEGYKYERIDGGITGGLRQEAIDRFNAPGAQQFCFLLSTRAGGLGINLATADTVIIYDSDWNPHNDIQAFSRAHRIGQNKKVMIYRFVTRASVEERITQVAKRKMMLTHLVVRPGLGSKSGSMTKQELDDILKFGTEELFKDDVEGMVSQGQRIAVPDAVTPFSDTLSTKGGAATPGMKKKHGGTPPGDNKDVDDSSVIHYDDAAISKLLDRNQDATDDTELQNMNEYLSSFKVAQYVVREEDGVEEVEREIIKQEENVDPDYWEKLLRHHYEQQQEDLARNLGKGKRIRKQVNYNDTSQEDQEWQDELSDNQSEYSIGSEDEDEDFEERPEGQSGRRQSRRQLKTDRDKPLPPLLARVGGNIEVLGFNARQRKAFLNAIMRWGMPPQDAFNSHWLVRDLRGKSEKEFRAYVSLFMRHLCEPGADGAETFADGVPREGLSRQHVLTRIGVMSLVRKKVQEFEHVNGKYSTPDLVLEGPESKRSSEVVSSDPNTPVPASPAHTHTGPGALADKIEAQLGFHEEKDPVEQKPRKVIDSQVPASAEVESEEHPESCDSKERPREEKQEDCEKAEPSSEPLVKGLFPPADEGIQEQEKPLEKAELSSSPGKGEDKEVKPEDGKEEEKEQSDAQQNGDKEEEEEGKKDDRNMNFRFMFNIADGGFTELHTLWQNEERAAMSSGKIYDIWHRRHDYWLLAGIVTHGYARWQDIQNDPRYVILNEPFKSEIHKGNYLEMKNKFLARRFKLLEQALVIEEQLRRAAYLNMTQDPSHPAMALNARLAEVECLAESHQHLSKESLAGNKPANAVLHKVLNQLEELLSDMKADVTRLPSMLSRIPPVAARLQMSERSILSRLATRGGDPAAQGSFGSSQIFNNNFGPNFRGPGPGGIVNYSQMPLGPYVTDI